One window from the genome of Thermus islandicus DSM 21543 encodes:
- a CDS encoding cytochrome c-type biogenesis protein translates to MRLLLAFFVLVLPVLAQEGPPPDLSPEVFRIARELRCPVCQGESAAESNSGVAQEMRRLIAEMLKEGKTKEEIKAFFVERYGEWILYAPPRRGVTLWVWVLPLLGLLLLGLGLSAYFRPRPLPRELLEEAERRMGGPSS, encoded by the coding sequence ATGAGGTTGCTTCTGGCGTTCTTTGTCCTGGTTCTTCCCGTCCTGGCCCAGGAGGGGCCGCCTCCGGACCTTTCCCCAGAGGTCTTCCGCATCGCCCGGGAACTCCGCTGCCCCGTCTGCCAGGGGGAGTCGGCGGCGGAGAGCAACTCGGGGGTGGCCCAGGAGATGCGCCGCCTGATTGCCGAGATGCTGAAGGAGGGGAAGACAAAGGAGGAGATCAAGGCCTTCTTCGTGGAGCGCTACGGGGAGTGGATCCTCTACGCGCCCCCCAGGCGCGGGGTAACCCTCTGGGTCTGGGTGCTCCCCCTCCTTGGCCTCCTCCTTCTCGGCCTTGGCCTTTCGGCCTACTTCCGGCCCAGACCGCTTCCTAGGGAGCTTCTGGAGGAGGCGGAGCGCCGGATGGGCGGGCCCTCGTCATGA
- a CDS encoding DUF4388 domain-containing protein produces the protein MEGNLNTIPLTEVLELVHHHRRSGVLEVRTGPLPLTLRFASGEVVGAHILDWEGLEALFTFPLHPKEGTFRFQPGPPGAEPPLLPLATLLGEWARVNDEWDRFRTLIDSPSRVLEAIRPKSPYEVFQGGRSVRAAAKAWGVPLLIAMERAYMGVREGDLYPLRRYAWYALRIRYQGRKGKTLEEFGRLQGLLDGSRNLGEVIAQGVPVGLVRRYLVQTLGSGELSPPGRGWLLRDLTWEMEKEGGA, from the coding sequence TTGGAAGGAAACCTGAACACCATCCCCCTCACGGAGGTGCTGGAGCTGGTCCACCACCACCGGCGCTCAGGCGTCCTGGAGGTGCGGACCGGGCCTCTCCCTCTCACCCTCCGCTTCGCCTCCGGGGAGGTGGTGGGGGCGCACATCCTGGACTGGGAAGGCCTCGAGGCCCTCTTCACCTTCCCCCTCCACCCCAAGGAGGGGACCTTCCGCTTCCAGCCCGGCCCCCCGGGCGCCGAACCTCCCCTTCTCCCCTTGGCCACCCTCCTCGGGGAATGGGCGCGGGTGAACGACGAGTGGGACCGGTTCCGCACCCTCATAGACTCCCCGAGCCGGGTCCTGGAGGCCATCCGCCCCAAGAGCCCCTACGAGGTCTTCCAGGGGGGAAGAAGCGTCCGCGCCGCCGCCAAGGCCTGGGGGGTTCCCCTCCTCATCGCCATGGAGCGGGCCTACATGGGGGTCAGGGAGGGGGACCTCTACCCCCTCCGCCGCTACGCCTGGTACGCCCTGCGCATCCGCTACCAGGGCAGGAAGGGCAAGACCCTGGAGGAGTTCGGCCGACTCCAGGGCCTTCTGGACGGCAGCCGGAACCTAGGGGAGGTCATCGCCCAGGGGGTTCCGGTGGGGCTGGTGCGCCGCTATCTGGTCCAGACCCTGGGCTCAGGGGAGCTCTCCCCTCCAGGGCGGGGGTGGCTCCTGCGGGACCTCACCTGGGAGATGGAGAAGGAAGGAGGGGCCTAG
- the tyrS gene encoding tyrosine--tRNA ligase → MASLSPEAALALLKRGAEEILPEEELLEKLKEGRPLTVKLGADPTRPDLHLGHAVVLRKMRQFQELGHRVVLIIGDFTGMIGDPSGRSKTRPPLTLEETRENAKSYVEQAGKILRQEAHLFELRYNSEWLEGLTFKEVVRLTSLMTVAQMLEREDFKKRYEEGVPISLHEFLYPFAQAYDSVAIQADVEMGGTDQRFNLLVGREVQRAYGQSPQVCFLMPLLVGLDGREKMSKSLDNYIGLTEPPEVMFKKLMRVPDPLLSSYFRLLTDLEEEEIQAVLKAGPVPAHRVLARLLTAAYARARIPARLDRAFYESLGYRLEALGQDKEAGPEEVRQAEARYDQVAKGGIPEDLPEVAIPPSELKEGRIWVARLFTLAGLTPSHAEARRLILNRGLRIDGELVTDPALEVDLSRPLVLQRGRDRFVRVRLGG, encoded by the coding sequence ATGGCGAGCCTCTCCCCCGAAGCCGCCCTCGCCCTCCTCAAGCGGGGGGCGGAGGAGATCCTTCCCGAGGAGGAGCTTCTGGAAAAGCTTAAGGAAGGAAGGCCCCTCACGGTGAAGCTGGGGGCCGACCCCACCCGGCCCGACCTTCACCTAGGCCATGCCGTGGTCCTAAGGAAGATGCGCCAGTTCCAAGAGCTCGGGCACCGGGTGGTCCTCATCATCGGGGACTTCACCGGGATGATCGGGGACCCCTCAGGCCGCTCCAAGACCCGCCCCCCCCTCACCCTGGAGGAGACCCGGGAGAACGCCAAAAGCTACGTGGAGCAGGCGGGGAAGATCCTGAGGCAGGAAGCCCACCTCTTTGAGCTCCGCTACAACTCCGAGTGGCTGGAGGGTCTCACCTTTAAGGAGGTGGTGCGGCTCACCTCCCTCATGACCGTGGCCCAGATGCTGGAAAGGGAAGACTTCAAGAAGCGGTACGAGGAGGGGGTGCCCATTTCCCTGCACGAGTTCCTCTACCCCTTCGCCCAGGCCTACGACTCCGTGGCCATCCAGGCCGACGTGGAGATGGGCGGCACCGACCAGCGCTTCAACCTCCTGGTGGGCCGGGAGGTCCAACGGGCCTACGGGCAAAGCCCCCAGGTCTGCTTCCTCATGCCCCTCCTCGTGGGCCTGGACGGGCGGGAGAAGATGAGTAAGAGCCTGGACAACTACATCGGCCTCACCGAGCCCCCGGAGGTGATGTTCAAGAAGCTCATGCGGGTACCGGACCCTCTTCTTTCCAGCTACTTCCGCCTGCTCACGGACCTGGAAGAGGAGGAGATCCAGGCGGTCCTCAAGGCAGGGCCCGTTCCCGCCCACCGGGTCCTCGCCCGCCTCCTCACCGCCGCCTACGCTCGGGCAAGGATCCCGGCCCGGCTGGACCGCGCTTTCTACGAGAGCCTAGGCTACCGCCTCGAGGCCTTGGGCCAGGACAAGGAGGCGGGCCCCGAGGAGGTGCGCCAGGCAGAAGCCCGCTACGACCAGGTGGCGAAGGGGGGCATCCCCGAAGACCTTCCCGAGGTGGCCATCCCCCCATCCGAGCTCAAGGAGGGCCGGATCTGGGTGGCGAGGCTCTTCACCCTGGCGGGCCTCACCCCCTCCCACGCCGAGGCGAGGAGGCTCATCCTGAACCGGGGGCTCCGCATAGACGGCGAGCTGGTCACCGACCCAGCCCTGGAGGTGGACCTCTCCCGGCCCCTCGTCCTCCAGCGGGGAAGGGACCGCTTCGTCCGGGTGCGGCTAGGGGGCTAG
- a CDS encoding TlpA family protein disulfide reductase produces the protein MRGVLWLLLLLALGGLFWWGMQRNPKDLPSVLAEKRRPAPDFTLPLLPPYRAAWGERFRLADHLGKAPVVLNFWASWCYPACYEEAPLLEASWRRHKERVLFLGVNTQDKEEEALKFVAQFGLTFPQAYDPRGRVGVDYGLYGVPETFFIDREGRVVARHAGALDEATLARYLEEVLP, from the coding sequence GTGAGGGGGGTTCTCTGGCTTCTCCTCTTGCTTGCCCTGGGAGGGCTTTTCTGGTGGGGGATGCAGCGGAATCCCAAGGACCTTCCCTCGGTCCTGGCCGAGAAGAGGCGTCCTGCCCCCGACTTCACCCTGCCCCTTCTGCCCCCTTACCGGGCGGCGTGGGGGGAGCGCTTCCGCCTGGCCGACCACCTGGGGAAGGCCCCCGTGGTCCTCAACTTCTGGGCGAGCTGGTGCTACCCCGCCTGCTACGAGGAGGCGCCCCTCCTCGAGGCCTCTTGGCGCCGCCACAAGGAGCGGGTGCTCTTCCTGGGGGTGAACACCCAGGACAAGGAGGAGGAGGCCCTGAAGTTCGTCGCCCAGTTCGGCCTCACCTTTCCCCAGGCCTACGACCCCCGGGGACGGGTGGGGGTGGACTACGGCCTGTACGGGGTGCCCGAGACCTTTTTCATAGACCGCGAGGGCCGGGTCGTGGCCCGGCACGCGGGGGCCCTGGACGAGGCCACCCTGGCGCGCTACCTGGAGGAGGTTTTGCCATGA
- a CDS encoding c-type cytochrome, translated as MMATLLFLALFLLGLLLALRPLLGPKEPFPEPPRREELLKELEVLKGEVEALSGEEKRLALARMVELERLLEGYRPPAPRARSPWPAVLLLGGVALLGVGLWRYTLPRLPGETTVTARQEARELKALAEKAQRTGAVEDLLAWGRRAYALKAFDQAAEAYLGVLKKDPRNLEALRRVGILLFLGGRLEEARLFLEIAQHADPKAAEGWLFLGNLYFQEGRMEEAIRAWERYLEAGGEARERVEALIAMARAQAQGGKDGQAVYQARCAACHGLQGEGGVGPRLKGNPLLKSPEAVREIVLRGRGAMPAVPLSEEELKALLKFLGTL; from the coding sequence ATGATGGCCACCCTCCTCTTCCTCGCCCTCTTCCTCCTGGGCCTTCTCCTGGCCCTAAGGCCCCTCCTTGGTCCCAAGGAGCCCTTTCCCGAGCCCCCTAGGCGGGAGGAGCTCCTTAAGGAGCTCGAGGTCTTAAAAGGGGAGGTGGAGGCCCTCTCGGGGGAGGAGAAGCGGCTCGCCCTCGCCCGGATGGTGGAGCTGGAAAGGCTTTTAGAGGGCTACCGCCCGCCTGCCCCCCGGGCCCGAAGCCCCTGGCCCGCGGTCCTCCTGCTCGGGGGGGTGGCCCTTCTGGGCGTGGGGCTTTGGCGCTACACCCTCCCCCGCCTGCCCGGGGAGACCACGGTCACGGCCAGGCAGGAGGCCCGGGAGCTCAAGGCCCTCGCGGAGAAGGCCCAAAGGACCGGGGCGGTGGAGGACCTCCTCGCTTGGGGCCGGAGGGCCTACGCGCTTAAGGCCTTTGACCAGGCGGCGGAGGCCTACCTGGGGGTCTTGAAGAAGGACCCCAGGAACCTCGAGGCCCTGAGGCGGGTGGGCATCCTCCTCTTCCTGGGAGGGAGGCTGGAGGAGGCCCGGCTCTTCCTGGAAATCGCTCAGCACGCCGATCCCAAAGCCGCCGAGGGGTGGCTCTTCCTGGGCAACCTCTACTTCCAGGAGGGGAGGATGGAGGAGGCCATCCGCGCCTGGGAGCGGTACCTGGAGGCCGGGGGCGAGGCCCGGGAGCGGGTGGAGGCCCTCATCGCCATGGCCCGGGCCCAGGCCCAGGGCGGGAAGGATGGGCAGGCGGTCTACCAGGCCCGTTGCGCCGCCTGCCACGGCCTTCAGGGGGAGGGGGGGGTGGGGCCTAGGCTCAAGGGCAACCCCCTGCTCAAGTCCCCTGAGGCCGTGCGGGAGATCGTCCTGAGGGGCCGGGGGGCCATGCCCGCCGTTCCCCTTTCCGAGGAGGAGCTCAAGGCCCTCCTGAAGTTTCTGGGTACGCTTTAG
- a CDS encoding 30S ribosomal protein THX produces MGKGDRRTRRGKIWRGTYGKYRPRKKK; encoded by the coding sequence ATGGGCAAGGGCGACCGCAGGACCCGGCGCGGCAAAATCTGGCGCGGCACCTATGGCAAGTACCGCCCTCGCAAGAAGAAGTAG
- a CDS encoding Rieske 2Fe-2S domain-containing protein — protein sequence MRRRDLLFYVPVAVAGGFFAWFGVRTYNLRFRPRPEAGRPSWKAGPKVAVARLGEMGVWQARPFLYPLPFGELKAFLLRLPRPVPGGLSVGEEHYLALSRICTHQGCTVNFVPDPEAASLLYNFRYERPFLGCPCHFGAFDPLLGGKAVYGPPRYPLPRLRLQAEGGVLYATGHEVPLRPMEGA from the coding sequence ATGAGGCGGCGGGACCTCCTCTTCTACGTTCCCGTGGCGGTGGCGGGAGGGTTTTTCGCTTGGTTTGGGGTGCGGACCTACAACCTCCGCTTCCGCCCAAGGCCCGAGGCGGGAAGGCCCAGCTGGAAGGCGGGCCCCAAGGTGGCGGTGGCCCGGCTCGGGGAGATGGGGGTGTGGCAGGCGAGGCCCTTCCTCTATCCCCTTCCCTTCGGGGAGCTCAAGGCCTTCCTCCTCCGCCTGCCAAGGCCTGTCCCCGGGGGGCTTTCCGTGGGGGAGGAGCACTACCTCGCCCTAAGCCGTATCTGCACCCACCAGGGGTGCACGGTGAACTTCGTCCCCGATCCCGAGGCGGCCTCCCTCCTCTACAACTTCCGCTACGAGCGGCCTTTTTTGGGCTGCCCCTGCCACTTTGGGGCCTTTGACCCCCTGCTTGGGGGGAAGGCCGTGTACGGTCCTCCCCGTTACCCCCTGCCCCGCCTCAGGCTGCAGGCGGAGGGCGGGGTCCTCTACGCCACCGGGCACGAGGTGCCCCTGAGGCCCATGGAGGGGGCCTAG
- a CDS encoding heme lyase CcmF/NrfE family subunit — translation MTPALLGHLSVSLALAFSLLGLALALLAYFQGDGRFLRGARALVPLAFLGALAAFLALEWALLTHDFSLAYVARNHSTKDPLWVTLVTPWAALEGSLLLWGLLQTLYTLLASKKALDPWRASLVLAVLYGIQVFFFGVMATLASPFTTLPNPPADGVGPNPLLQNHWMMAVHPVLMYLGFVGLSVPYAYAVAAMAVRRYQTWVEETRWWTLVAWGFLTAGKVAGMWWSYEVLGWGGYWAWDPVENASFVPWLLATAFLHTALVQQTRGSFKAWNFAFVTLAFAATVLGTFLTRSGVLQSVHAFAEGPVGPAFLGFFLLATGLGLGLLSRVSREVRDAAAFRPLSREGALLLGAFFFAGWALVVVLGTFYPLLVEAFAGAKVSVGAPFFNQLSAPLGAGILLLMGVGPLLPWRRAREEALRNLYLLLGVLLLGTLLGLLRGYTPGASLALGLFLYNLAAVFLLVREGVLGRVRAGLSPWGFLENRRRVGSLLVHFAVALMGLAIAFSQTYRLESEKTLYRGEAWEVGGLKLTFQGVRALDEGRRFAVEALLKTDRFGEVRPRLHFYPQMNAPLPAPKVVYTPGNDYYFLLMDFDREKGEWASIRLILTPLVFWMWVAGGLMALGTLYSLWPAGRPKEAEGVSPA, via the coding sequence ATGACCCCGGCCCTTCTCGGCCACCTAAGCGTAAGCCTGGCCCTGGCCTTCAGCCTCCTGGGCCTCGCCCTGGCCCTCCTCGCCTACTTCCAGGGAGACGGACGCTTCCTAAGGGGGGCGAGGGCCCTCGTGCCCCTTGCCTTTCTCGGAGCCCTCGCCGCCTTTTTGGCCCTGGAGTGGGCCCTCCTCACCCACGACTTCAGCCTGGCCTACGTGGCCAGGAACCACTCCACCAAGGACCCCCTGTGGGTGACCCTGGTTACCCCCTGGGCGGCCCTCGAGGGGAGCCTCCTCCTCTGGGGCCTCCTCCAGACCCTCTACACCCTCCTTGCCAGCAAGAAGGCCCTGGACCCCTGGCGGGCCTCCCTGGTCCTCGCCGTGCTTTATGGCATCCAGGTCTTCTTCTTCGGCGTCATGGCCACCCTCGCCAGCCCCTTCACCACCCTCCCCAACCCCCCCGCGGACGGCGTGGGCCCGAACCCCCTCCTTCAGAACCACTGGATGATGGCCGTCCACCCCGTCCTCATGTACCTGGGCTTCGTGGGGCTGAGCGTGCCCTACGCCTACGCGGTGGCGGCCATGGCGGTGCGGCGCTACCAGACCTGGGTGGAGGAGACGAGGTGGTGGACCCTCGTGGCCTGGGGCTTCCTCACCGCGGGAAAGGTGGCGGGGATGTGGTGGAGCTACGAGGTCCTGGGCTGGGGCGGGTACTGGGCTTGGGACCCCGTGGAGAACGCCAGCTTCGTCCCCTGGCTGCTCGCCACCGCCTTCCTCCACACCGCCCTCGTCCAGCAGACGCGGGGAAGCTTCAAGGCCTGGAACTTCGCCTTTGTGACCCTGGCCTTCGCCGCCACGGTCCTTGGCACCTTCCTCACCCGAAGCGGGGTCCTCCAGTCGGTCCACGCCTTCGCAGAGGGCCCCGTGGGGCCCGCCTTCCTCGGCTTTTTCCTCCTGGCCACGGGCCTTGGCCTGGGCCTCCTCTCCCGGGTTTCCCGGGAGGTGCGGGACGCCGCGGCCTTCCGCCCCTTGTCCCGGGAGGGGGCGCTTTTGCTCGGGGCCTTCTTCTTTGCGGGCTGGGCCCTGGTGGTGGTCCTCGGCACCTTTTACCCCCTCTTGGTGGAGGCCTTCGCCGGGGCCAAGGTGAGCGTGGGGGCCCCCTTCTTCAACCAGCTCTCGGCCCCCCTGGGGGCGGGGATCCTCCTCCTCATGGGGGTGGGGCCCCTCCTGCCCTGGCGGCGGGCGCGGGAGGAGGCCCTCCGGAACCTCTACCTCCTCCTTGGGGTTTTGCTCCTGGGCACCCTCCTGGGGCTTCTTCGGGGCTACACCCCGGGGGCCTCTTTGGCCCTCGGGCTTTTCCTCTACAACCTGGCTGCCGTGTTCCTCCTTGTCAGGGAAGGGGTTCTGGGCCGGGTGCGGGCGGGGCTTTCCCCTTGGGGCTTTTTGGAGAACCGGAGGCGGGTGGGGAGCCTTTTGGTCCACTTCGCCGTGGCCCTCATGGGCCTCGCCATCGCTTTCAGCCAGACCTACCGCCTGGAGAGCGAGAAGACCCTCTACCGGGGCGAGGCCTGGGAGGTGGGGGGGCTCAAGCTCACCTTCCAGGGGGTGAGGGCCCTGGACGAGGGGCGGCGCTTCGCCGTGGAGGCCCTCCTCAAGACCGACCGCTTCGGCGAGGTGCGGCCCCGCCTCCACTTCTATCCCCAGATGAACGCCCCCCTGCCCGCCCCCAAGGTGGTCTACACCCCGGGGAACGATTACTACTTCCTCCTCATGGACTTTGACCGGGAGAAGGGGGAGTGGGCCTCCATCCGCCTTATCCTCACCCCCTTGGTCTTCTGGATGTGGGTGGCGGGGGGGCTGATGGCCCTGGGTACCCTCTACAGCCTTTGGCCCGCCGGGAGGCCCAAAGAGGCGGAGGGGGTGAGCCCGGCGTGA
- the rpsT gene encoding 30S ribosomal protein S20 gives MPEKKPKRNLSALKRHRQSLKRRLRNKAKKSAIKTLSKKAVLLAQEGKAEEALKILRRAESLIDKAAKGSTLHKNAAARKKSRLARKVRKLLEAAGAPVAGGLSA, from the coding sequence ATGCCTGAGAAGAAGCCCAAGAGGAACCTGTCCGCCCTGAAGCGGCACCGGCAGTCCCTGAAGCGCCGGCTCCGCAACAAGGCCAAGAAGTCGGCCATCAAGACCCTGAGCAAGAAGGCCGTCCTCCTGGCCCAGGAGGGGAAGGCGGAGGAGGCCCTGAAGATCCTGCGCCGGGCTGAGAGCCTCATTGACAAGGCGGCTAAGGGCTCCACCCTCCACAAGAACGCCGCCGCCCGCAAGAAGTCCCGGCTGGCGCGCAAGGTTCGCAAGCTTCTGGAGGCCGCGGGGGCGCCCGTCGCCGGCGGCCTCAGCGCTTAA